One genomic segment of Methanothermobacter wolfeii includes these proteins:
- the pyrF gene encoding orotidine-5'-phosphate decarboxylase, translating to MDVKNRIILAMDLMDLDEALRVAEDVSGYINTIKIGYPLVLSEGPDVMGAFRENFDCRIIADFKVADIPETNEKICAATFRAGADAIIVHGFTGPDSVTSCMQVADEMGGDIFLLTEMSHPGAEMFIQGAADDIARMGVDLGVRNFVGPSTRIKRLSRLREIIGDDSFLISPGVGAQGGDPAETLEFADAIIVGRSIYLADNPEAAVKGIIKSIKG from the coding sequence ATGGATGTTAAAAACAGGATTATACTGGCAATGGACCTTATGGACCTTGATGAAGCACTGAGGGTCGCCGAGGATGTTTCAGGTTACATCAACACCATCAAGATCGGCTACCCCCTTGTCCTGTCAGAGGGTCCGGATGTAATGGGTGCCTTCAGGGAGAACTTTGACTGCAGGATAATAGCTGATTTTAAGGTTGCGGATATTCCAGAGACCAATGAGAAGATATGCGCTGCAACATTCAGGGCAGGGGCCGATGCAATCATAGTCCATGGATTCACGGGACCTGACAGCGTGACATCCTGCATGCAGGTTGCGGATGAAATGGGAGGGGATATCTTCCTCCTTACCGAGATGTCCCATCCAGGCGCCGAGATGTTCATACAGGGTGCCGCGGATGATATTGCAAGGATGGGGGTTGATCTGGGCGTCAGAAACTTCGTGGGACCCTCAACAAGGATAAAACGTCTTTCAAGGCTGAGGGAGATAATAGGTGATGACTCCTTCCTGATATCTCCTGGTGTGGGTGCCCAGGGCGGTGACCCGGCAGAAACACTTGAATTCGCAGATGCCATAATCGTTGGAAGATCAATTTACCTTGCAGATAACCCTGAAGCCGCTGTTAAAGGGATAATAAAATCAATAAAGGGTTGA
- the cbiM gene encoding cobalt ECF transporter S component CbiM — MHIMEGFLPWQWCLFWYLISAPVIIYGIMRIIRISDENPETKPLLAVSGAFMFVLSSLKLPSVTGSCSHPTGNGLGAVLFGPAVTSVMALIVLIFQAVLLAHGGLTTLGANVFSMGIVGPVFAWGIYRLAGKGLSSSVAVFLAAFLGDIMTYVTTSVQLAMAFPIPGFSEALMKFMVIFAYTQLPLAVAEGLLTVVIFENILKLKPDIMEKLQLIGKPSPGQEA, encoded by the coding sequence TTGCATATCATGGAAGGATTTCTACCATGGCAGTGGTGCCTCTTCTGGTATCTTATCTCAGCACCGGTTATAATCTACGGTATCATGAGGATAATCAGGATTTCGGATGAGAATCCAGAGACAAAACCACTCCTTGCAGTGAGCGGTGCATTCATGTTTGTACTATCATCCCTTAAACTACCATCGGTAACAGGGAGCTGCTCACACCCCACGGGTAACGGTCTCGGGGCGGTGCTCTTTGGACCCGCAGTCACATCTGTAATGGCACTCATCGTACTTATATTCCAGGCTGTTCTCCTTGCCCACGGCGGACTCACAACCCTGGGGGCAAACGTCTTCTCAATGGGTATCGTCGGCCCAGTGTTTGCATGGGGCATCTACAGGCTGGCAGGTAAGGGCCTTTCATCCTCGGTTGCTGTTTTCCTCGCAGCGTTCCTCGGGGACATCATGACCTACGTCACAACCTCGGTTCAGCTGGCCATGGCATTCCCGATCCCTGGCTTCTCAGAGGCCCTGATGAAGTTCATGGTGATATTCGCCTACACACAGCTCCCCCTGGCAGTTGCAGAGGGACTCCTGACGGTTGTCATATTCGAGAACATACTTAAGCTCAAACCCGACATCATGGAGAAACTCCAGTTAATAGGGAAACCATCACCAGGACAGGAGGCCTGA
- a CDS encoding energy-coupling factor ABC transporter substrate-binding protein, with translation MEKRHLVMILAVVIISVLPLIIYSGLGEEEGYFGGADDSAGDAIAETGYEPWFEPIWEPPSGEIESLLFAVQAAIGALIIGYVFGYYRGRGASE, from the coding sequence ATGGAGAAGAGACACTTAGTGATGATCCTTGCTGTTGTTATAATAAGCGTACTCCCCCTCATAATCTACAGCGGCCTTGGCGAGGAGGAGGGCTACTTTGGAGGTGCGGATGACAGTGCAGGTGACGCCATAGCCGAAACAGGCTATGAACCATGGTTTGAACCTATATGGGAACCTCCAAGCGGTGAGATAGAGAGTCTCCTCTTCGCTGTCCAGGCAGCCATCGGAGCACTCATAATAGGGTACGTTTTCGGATACTACAGGGGGCGCGGAGCCTCCGAATAA
- a CDS encoding DUF2304 domain-containing protein: protein MIYQVIGIVVGIAGIIISLIRFREARTSPGGLLLWLILWFSMIFFSLNPASSTKIANLLGIGRGLDFLLIAGILGAYYLLFRIYLMIEALRQEITELVHEIALRDKRDD from the coding sequence ATGATATATCAGGTTATTGGAATAGTTGTAGGGATAGCTGGCATAATAATATCACTTATAAGGTTCAGGGAGGCCAGGACATCACCTGGGGGCCTTCTGCTCTGGCTGATCCTCTGGTTCTCAATGATATTCTTCTCCCTGAACCCTGCATCATCGACGAAGATAGCCAATCTCCTTGGAATTGGAAGGGGACTCGACTTCCTCCTCATAGCAGGTATACTTGGAGCATACTACCTTCTATTCAGAATTTACCTTATGATAGAGGCCCTGAGGCAGGAGATAACTGAACTGGTCCATGAGATAGCTCTGAGGGATAAGAGAGATGATTGA
- a CDS encoding glycosyltransferase family 4 protein, producing MRICIVTEYFPGGEDLDIRGGAEACAYNEARMLSEKHEVTVLTSRTPENPGDYTAGNMQVMVCGPERRYVQAGSITGRLRFMASALRRGLKLDPDVVIGYNFITHPVAWWIAERRNAAAVARYHDVWLGEWIKNIGLSGILGEVLERYTLTRRFDRIITVSGYTAGKVLERYPWQRVSTVHNMVDFRAPKVERTPGPSVSCVSRLVEYKRIQDLIRAVADLRDEFPDIRCRIIGTGPLEESLRKLALQEGADENVEFLGFVERHEDVLRVVAESWVFCLPSVVEGFGIVVVEAMGCGTPFLAAEIPPVVEASQGRGGLFFKPSDWRDLRDKLKLLLSDSKLRSRLSSEGAEVFSGYSADAIGEKLEEILMEVTHHKGNE from the coding sequence ATGAGGATATGCATTGTAACAGAGTACTTTCCAGGTGGCGAGGACCTTGATATCAGGGGAGGGGCCGAGGCATGCGCCTACAATGAGGCCAGGATGCTATCCGAGAAACATGAGGTCACGGTCCTGACATCAAGAACACCTGAAAACCCCGGGGACTACACAGCAGGGAACATGCAGGTAATGGTGTGCGGACCCGAAAGGAGATACGTCCAGGCGGGCTCCATCACAGGGAGGCTCAGATTCATGGCTTCAGCCCTGAGGAGGGGTCTTAAACTGGACCCTGACGTGGTTATAGGCTACAACTTCATAACCCACCCCGTCGCATGGTGGATAGCAGAGAGGAGGAATGCCGCCGCGGTTGCACGCTACCATGACGTCTGGCTCGGTGAATGGATAAAGAACATTGGATTATCCGGGATCCTGGGTGAGGTACTTGAAAGGTACACCCTCACAAGAAGATTTGACAGGATAATCACGGTGTCAGGGTACACGGCAGGGAAGGTCCTTGAAAGGTACCCCTGGCAGAGGGTGTCAACTGTCCACAACATGGTGGACTTCAGGGCCCCGAAGGTTGAAAGGACACCCGGCCCCTCGGTCTCCTGCGTCTCCAGGCTTGTGGAGTATAAGAGGATACAGGACCTTATAAGGGCGGTTGCAGATCTCAGGGATGAATTCCCAGATATAAGGTGCAGGATAATCGGTACAGGACCCCTTGAGGAGAGCCTCAGGAAACTTGCACTCCAGGAGGGTGCGGATGAGAACGTGGAGTTCCTGGGATTTGTTGAGAGACACGAGGATGTCCTGAGGGTTGTTGCAGAGTCATGGGTCTTCTGCCTTCCGAGCGTTGTTGAGGGATTCGGGATAGTGGTTGTTGAGGCCATGGGCTGCGGCACACCCTTCCTTGCTGCAGAGATACCCCCCGTGGTGGAGGCAAGTCAGGGAAGGGGAGGCCTCTTTTTCAAGCCCTCTGACTGGAGGGACCTCAGGGATAAACTCAAACTCCTGCTCTCAGACAGTAAGCTCCGCTCAAGACTCAGCTCAGAGGGGGCTGAGGTTTTCAGTGGATACAGTGCAGACGCCATAGGAGAAAAACTTGAGGAAATCCTCATGGAGGTCACCCACCATAAAGGGAATGAATAG
- a CDS encoding flavodoxin family protein has translation MVKVVGICGSPRKNGNTEILLREALRAAEDCGAETELIRLAGLDINPCRACDSCKKAGECAIDDDLNDVIERAASADGIIIGSPVYFGSVTAQTKMFMDRTRPLRSGFRLSDKVGGAVTVGGSRNGGQETACNDIHNFFLIHEAVVVGDTAPTAHYGGTGVGGARGDTEKDAQGLETAGNLGRKVASVAMKMK, from the coding sequence ATGGTTAAGGTTGTAGGGATCTGTGGAAGCCCGAGGAAAAACGGTAACACCGAGATACTTCTAAGGGAGGCACTAAGGGCTGCAGAAGACTGTGGTGCTGAAACTGAACTTATAAGGCTTGCGGGACTTGATATAAACCCGTGCAGGGCATGTGATTCATGCAAGAAGGCCGGTGAATGCGCCATTGACGATGACCTCAATGATGTGATTGAAAGGGCTGCATCTGCAGACGGTATAATCATAGGAAGCCCTGTATACTTCGGTTCGGTTACTGCCCAGACAAAGATGTTCATGGACCGCACAAGACCCCTCAGGAGTGGCTTCAGGCTCTCAGACAAGGTTGGAGGGGCGGTCACCGTCGGGGGTTCAAGGAACGGTGGACAGGAGACAGCATGCAACGACATCCACAACTTCTTCCTGATCCACGAGGCGGTTGTGGTGGGTGATACCGCCCCAACCGCACACTACGGCGGAACAGGTGTCGGCGGAGCCAGGGGAGACACGGAGAAGGACGCCCAGGGCCTTGAAACAGCAGGTAATCTTGGAAGAAAGGTGGCATCAGTTGCAATGAAGATGAAATGA
- a CDS encoding glycosyltransferase family 2 protein yields MDDDVARKVMVVVPAYNEEETVEGVVGSLLERGYRVLVVDDGSRDSTPEILGRISSRSREVSVYTHIINVGLGAALRTGIKAALLEGADYIVTFDADGQHDPDDISGVLEPLLDGRADVVIGSRDFSEMPVSRRMGNAIMNILTLIFYGCRVSDSQSGLRAFTRKAASLLDIRNVGYGVSSEIIGEIGRKNLKMLEVNIKTIYTPETIAKGTNTSVGIRILLKLVLDLFRRI; encoded by the coding sequence ATGGATGATGATGTGGCCAGGAAGGTAATGGTTGTTGTACCCGCATACAATGAGGAGGAGACGGTTGAAGGTGTTGTCGGATCCCTCCTTGAAAGGGGCTACAGGGTCCTTGTGGTTGATGATGGCTCAAGGGACTCAACACCTGAGATACTGGGGCGGATATCCTCCAGAAGCAGGGAGGTGTCGGTCTACACTCACATTATAAATGTGGGGCTTGGAGCAGCCCTCAGGACCGGTATAAAGGCGGCTCTCCTTGAGGGGGCCGACTACATCGTAACATTTGATGCCGATGGACAGCACGACCCCGACGACATCAGTGGTGTTCTGGAGCCGCTTCTTGATGGCAGAGCAGACGTTGTTATAGGCAGCAGGGACTTCAGTGAGATGCCGGTATCAAGGAGGATGGGTAACGCCATCATGAACATCCTCACCCTCATCTTCTATGGCTGCAGGGTCTCGGATTCACAGTCAGGGCTGAGGGCATTCACCAGGAAGGCAGCATCCCTCCTTGATATAAGAAATGTGGGTTACGGTGTCTCCTCTGAGATAATCGGTGAAATAGGCAGGAAGAACCTTAAAATGTTAGAGGTGAACATAAAAACGATATACACGCCTGAAACCATAGCCAAGGGTACTAACACATCTGTGGGGATCCGGATACTCCTTAAGCTCGTCCTGGATCTCTTCAGGAGGATTTAA
- the ribC gene encoding riboflavin synthase, with the protein MRVGICDTTFARYDMGGAAIDELKKHTTGIKIIRRTVPGIKDLPVACKKLIEEEGCEIVMALGMPGPEEKDKICAHEASTGLIQAQLMTNRHILEVFVHEDEEEDPEELKALADNRAREHARNLIMMLFKPEKMTRQAGMGMREGKPDVGPL; encoded by the coding sequence ATAAGGGTGGGTATATGTGACACCACATTCGCAAGGTACGATATGGGTGGCGCTGCAATCGATGAACTTAAGAAGCACACGACAGGTATAAAGATAATAAGGAGGACCGTCCCCGGGATAAAGGACCTTCCTGTTGCATGCAAGAAACTGATAGAGGAGGAGGGGTGTGAGATTGTAATGGCCCTGGGGATGCCGGGACCGGAAGAGAAGGACAAGATATGCGCCCATGAAGCATCAACAGGCCTTATACAGGCACAGCTCATGACAAACAGACATATACTTGAGGTCTTTGTACATGAAGATGAGGAGGAGGACCCCGAGGAGCTCAAGGCCCTTGCAGATAACAGGGCAAGGGAGCATGCCCGGAACCTCATCATGATGCTGTTCAAACCTGAGAAGATGACCAGACAGGCGGGTATGGGTATGCGTGAGGGCAAACCGGACGTGGGTCCACTCTGA
- a CDS encoding CBS domain-containing protein — protein MLTSVQKEILQTLINLYRNSGGKSIKGEEIAAIMNRNPGTIRNQMQSLRSLGLVKGVPGPRGGYKPTIKAYHHLNISSTGRETAVPIYRGGERIDDLSVAKIEFTSIPDPGECEAAIKLVGSIRKLDLGDRVRIGPTPVNKLVVDGVVVGRDDMDNIILLDTTAIRSIPKRTVKEVATEDLITLDPDMTVKEAAAKLSSLGIEGAPIVEEGRVMGIVTLSDITSSIAEDKEELKVSEIMSKNIITVEPEMMISDAIEVMNKHKIGRLIVTDKEGRPAGIITRTDILDSIAGLD, from the coding sequence ATGCTTACCTCTGTTCAGAAGGAGATACTCCAGACACTCATCAACCTCTACAGGAACTCAGGCGGAAAGTCCATAAAGGGGGAGGAGATAGCCGCGATAATGAACCGCAACCCAGGGACAATAAGAAATCAGATGCAGTCCCTGCGCAGCCTTGGACTGGTAAAGGGGGTTCCAGGGCCCAGGGGCGGATACAAACCCACCATAAAGGCCTACCATCACCTCAACATCTCATCTACAGGCAGGGAAACAGCCGTACCGATATACAGGGGTGGTGAGAGGATAGATGATCTTTCTGTGGCAAAGATAGAGTTCACCAGCATACCTGATCCCGGTGAATGCGAGGCCGCCATAAAACTGGTGGGGAGCATAAGAAAACTTGATCTCGGTGACAGGGTAAGGATAGGCCCCACACCAGTCAACAAACTCGTTGTTGACGGCGTCGTGGTTGGAAGGGATGACATGGACAACATAATACTCCTTGACACCACCGCAATAAGGAGCATACCCAAAAGGACAGTCAAGGAAGTTGCAACAGAGGACCTTATAACCCTTGACCCTGACATGACGGTAAAGGAGGCCGCAGCAAAACTCTCATCCCTTGGAATAGAGGGGGCGCCGATAGTTGAGGAAGGCCGGGTTATGGGTATAGTCACCCTCAGTGATATAACATCATCCATAGCAGAGGATAAAGAGGAACTGAAGGTATCCGAGATAATGTCAAAGAACATTATAACCGTGGAACCCGAGATGATGATATCCGATGCAATAGAGGTCATGAACAAGCATAAAATCGGCCGCCTTATTGTCACTGATAAGGAGGGGAGACCTGCAGGAATCATAACACGCACAGACATCCTGGATAGTATTGCAGGACTTGACTGA
- the cbiQ gene encoding cobalt ECF transporter T component CbiQ, whose translation MNVSVDYYAHTNGLRNTSPAFKMALALITMIISLASPTPLIPFTVAVLMTLIILLLADIPPAYYLKFAAVPAGFGLLTLILMALFFGVNPVWSLMGIKVYSDGLNTGLLVFSRIMGGFTCLAFLALTTPLNEIFQELERLRVPRAFTEIALLMYRSVFIFLEEASVMYHAQDTRLGYSGIRNSYRSLGLLAGNLFIRSWLRGEALYRSMESRCYQGNLPSMGKQTSTSPGELALLLLFDGLLVLGVILTSRLTIF comes from the coding sequence ATGAACGTCTCTGTGGATTACTATGCACATACCAACGGACTCAGAAACACCAGCCCAGCCTTTAAAATGGCCCTGGCCCTCATCACCATGATAATATCCCTGGCATCACCCACTCCGCTGATCCCATTTACTGTCGCAGTCCTCATGACCCTCATCATCCTCCTACTTGCAGACATCCCTCCAGCTTACTACCTGAAATTCGCAGCAGTCCCGGCAGGCTTCGGACTGCTCACACTGATACTCATGGCTTTATTCTTCGGTGTTAACCCCGTCTGGAGCCTGATGGGTATTAAAGTCTACAGTGATGGTCTGAACACAGGTTTACTGGTATTCTCACGGATAATGGGGGGTTTCACCTGCCTCGCATTCCTTGCCCTCACAACACCCCTCAATGAGATCTTCCAGGAACTTGAAAGACTAAGGGTCCCCAGGGCATTCACCGAGATAGCCCTCCTCATGTACAGGTCAGTATTCATATTCCTTGAGGAGGCGTCTGTAATGTACCATGCCCAGGACACCAGACTCGGATACAGCGGCATCAGGAACTCCTACAGGTCCCTTGGGCTGCTTGCAGGGAACCTCTTTATAAGGTCATGGCTCCGTGGCGAGGCACTCTACAGGTCCATGGAGTCAAGGTGCTACCAGGGAAACCTCCCTTCCATGGGGAAACAGACATCCACAAGTCCAGGGGAACTGGCCCTTCTTCTACTCTTCGACGGACTCCTGGTTCTTGGCGTAATCTTAACCTCAAGGTTAACCATCTTCTGA
- a CDS encoding deoxyhypusine synthase yields MKVNHMKITPEMKITDLIAEMGRSGVLGAGRVYRATRLLERMILDDEMAIFMSVAGPLVPGGMRSIIRDMIDQGIISALITSGANITHDLLEAFGGAHYRGRGFDDERLHEEGIGRIGDVYTRSEDFEVFESNIQEIFSCIFSSKPHLSIQELLHEIGGYISDDESIIATAHQRGVPVYAPGLIDSMLGLQLWMYTQDNRVCLDAVRDMHSLSDLVFSSERIGAVILGGGLPKHYTLASTILRGGVDAAVQITMDRSETGSLSGAPLEEAKSWAKARAGSNLVTVIGDATALFPLILTGALSRAEL; encoded by the coding sequence TTGAAGGTTAATCACATGAAGATTACACCAGAAATGAAGATAACTGACCTTATAGCGGAGATGGGCCGTTCAGGTGTCCTGGGCGCTGGCAGGGTCTACAGGGCAACCCGGCTGCTTGAGAGGATGATCCTTGACGATGAAATGGCCATATTCATGAGCGTCGCAGGACCCCTTGTCCCTGGAGGTATGAGGAGCATCATAAGGGACATGATAGATCAGGGCATAATCAGCGCCCTCATCACAAGCGGGGCCAACATAACTCATGACCTCCTGGAGGCCTTCGGGGGTGCACACTACAGGGGCCGCGGTTTTGATGATGAAAGGCTCCATGAAGAGGGAATAGGACGTATAGGTGATGTATATACAAGGTCAGAGGACTTTGAAGTCTTTGAATCAAATATACAGGAAATATTCTCATGTATATTCAGCTCAAAGCCCCACCTCTCCATCCAGGAACTGCTACATGAAATCGGGGGTTACATATCCGATGATGAATCGATAATAGCAACAGCCCATCAGAGGGGGGTCCCTGTCTATGCCCCGGGACTCATTGACAGCATGCTGGGACTTCAGCTCTGGATGTACACCCAGGATAACAGGGTGTGCCTTGACGCTGTCAGGGACATGCACAGCCTCTCAGACCTTGTCTTCAGCTCAGAGAGGATAGGTGCGGTTATACTTGGCGGGGGCCTCCCAAAGCACTACACCCTGGCATCCACCATCCTGAGGGGCGGTGTTGATGCCGCGGTCCAGATAACCATGGACCGGAGTGAAACAGGAAGCCTCAGCGGGGCCCCCCTTGAGGAGGCAAAGTCATGGGCAAAGGCCAGGGCAGGATCAAACCTTGTAACCGTGATAGGTGATGCAACGGCACTCTTCCCTCTGATACTTACAGGGGCCCTCTCCCGTGCAGAATTATGA
- a CDS encoding cobalamin B12-binding domain-containing protein, translating to MSIRKKQESIASMVYSDLKEKGLAREEDKEICMQDIRYHLQYLDEAVKNSSPALFNDYVLWADILLSNLGLPEECLKGSLQSIRNAILALDPESAEPASEYIEESLKILEMERLSESCITEQPLKELAEKYLELVLSTEAGKARELILSSLDSGVKVHDIYRYVFEPVQHEIGRLWQINHISVAHEHYCTSVTQMIMSELYPYIYRASERKDLKLLATCVNNELHEIGIRMVSDFFEMNGWDSVYLGSNTPP from the coding sequence GTGTCTATCAGGAAAAAACAGGAAAGTATAGCATCAATGGTCTACAGTGACCTTAAGGAAAAAGGTCTGGCCAGGGAGGAGGATAAAGAAATCTGCATGCAGGACATAAGGTACCATCTCCAGTATCTTGACGAGGCCGTTAAAAATTCAAGTCCCGCACTCTTCAATGACTATGTGCTCTGGGCTGATATACTTCTATCAAACCTTGGACTCCCAGAAGAATGCCTGAAAGGCTCCCTGCAGAGCATCAGGAATGCAATACTGGCCCTTGATCCTGAATCCGCAGAACCCGCATCGGAATATATTGAAGAATCCCTTAAAATCCTTGAAATGGAGCGCTTGTCAGAGAGTTGCATTACCGAGCAGCCCCTGAAGGAACTTGCAGAGAAGTACCTTGAACTTGTCCTCAGCACAGAGGCGGGGAAAGCCAGAGAGCTCATACTTTCATCCCTTGATTCCGGTGTGAAGGTCCATGACATCTACCGCTATGTTTTTGAACCGGTACAGCATGAGATCGGAAGGCTCTGGCAGATAAATCATATCTCGGTTGCCCATGAACACTACTGTACATCTGTGACACAGATGATCATGTCAGAACTCTACCCATATATCTACAGGGCTTCCGAGAGGAAAGACCTGAAGCTTCTTGCCACCTGTGTAAACAATGAGCTTCATGAAATTGGAATAAGGATGGTTAGTGACTTCTTTGAGATGAATGGCTGGGACTCTGTTTATCTTGGATCAAACACGCCCCCCTGA
- a CDS encoding ATP-binding cassette domain-containing protein has product MRIIEAVDITYTYPDGTEALRGINFHAEKGEMIALLGPNGAGKSTLFLHFNGILRPTSGKVVVDGEEIDYSKSGLSRVRQKVGIVFQNPDDQLFAPRVAEDVAFGPLNMGLPEDEVERRVRESLERVGMAGYEDRPPHHLSGGEKKRVAIACILAMEPEIMVLDEPTSGLDPRGASQILRLLHELNDAGMTIIISTHDVDMTPLYADRVYVISNGEIISEGTPHSVFSDIETVRGADLRLPRIAHLIEILQKEDDIQFGDYPLTIGEARRKLRERLR; this is encoded by the coding sequence ATGAGGATTATCGAGGCAGTGGACATCACATACACCTATCCGGATGGCACAGAGGCCCTCAGGGGAATAAACTTCCATGCAGAGAAGGGGGAAATGATAGCCCTCCTTGGCCCCAACGGCGCCGGTAAATCAACACTTTTCCTTCACTTCAACGGGATACTGAGACCAACCTCCGGTAAGGTGGTGGTGGATGGTGAGGAGATCGACTACAGCAAATCAGGACTTTCAAGGGTCCGTCAGAAGGTGGGGATAGTATTCCAGAACCCTGATGACCAGTTATTCGCACCAAGGGTTGCTGAAGACGTTGCCTTCGGACCCCTGAACATGGGGCTCCCTGAGGATGAGGTGGAAAGAAGGGTCAGGGAATCCCTTGAGAGGGTTGGTATGGCCGGATATGAGGACCGGCCCCCACACCACCTCAGCGGCGGTGAGAAGAAGAGGGTTGCAATAGCCTGCATACTTGCAATGGAACCTGAGATAATGGTCCTTGATGAGCCAACCTCCGGCCTTGACCCCCGGGGGGCATCACAGATACTGAGACTTCTCCATGAACTCAACGATGCAGGGATGACCATAATAATATCAACCCATGACGTTGACATGACACCATTGTATGCTGACAGGGTGTATGTAATAAGTAATGGTGAGATAATCAGTGAGGGCACACCCCACAGTGTCTTCTCGGACATAGAGACGGTAAGGGGCGCGGACCTCCGCCTCCCACGGATAGCACACCTCATTGAGATACTCCAGAAGGAGGACGACATCCAGTTCGGTGACTATCCCCTCACGATCGGTGAGGCCCGGAGGAAGCTCCGTGAAAGGTTGAGGTAG
- a CDS encoding (Fe-S)-binding protein, with protein sequence MLIYFRGCLAREKLKSISDATESLLREAGVDYRVLDDETCCGSVLLRTGFLEEARRQMDDTAAKLGDSEVVVSCAGCYRTIKTDYAREGYTVRVKHISQLLLELIESGRLDLNKINIRVTYHDPYHLSRHTGETSAPRELIGKFAELVEMENHGADSRCCGAGGGVRSAHPEISDKVASERLKEAKETGADVLCTACPFCRLNLESDTVEVLDITELMERALRGRHGNE encoded by the coding sequence ATGCTAATCTATTTCAGGGGATGTCTTGCAAGGGAGAAACTTAAAAGCATCTCGGATGCCACAGAATCACTCCTCAGGGAGGCCGGGGTTGATTACAGGGTACTTGATGATGAAACATGCTGCGGTTCTGTTCTACTTAGAACAGGATTCCTTGAAGAGGCCCGGAGACAGATGGATGATACCGCAGCAAAGCTCGGCGACAGTGAAGTTGTTGTCTCATGCGCCGGATGTTACAGGACCATTAAGACAGACTACGCCAGGGAGGGGTACACTGTAAGGGTGAAGCATATCTCACAGCTCCTCCTGGAACTCATTGAATCGGGGAGACTGGATCTGAATAAAATCAACATCAGGGTAACCTACCATGACCCCTACCACCTCTCAAGGCACACAGGAGAGACATCGGCCCCAAGGGAACTTATAGGTAAATTCGCTGAACTTGTTGAGATGGAGAACCATGGGGCGGATTCAAGGTGCTGCGGTGCCGGTGGAGGTGTGAGGTCAGCCCACCCGGAAATATCAGATAAGGTGGCTTCTGAGCGCCTTAAGGAGGCCAAGGAGACAGGTGCGGATGTACTGTGCACGGCATGCCCCTTCTGCAGACTCAACCTTGAATCAGACACAGTCGAGGTCCTTGACATAACAGAACTCATGGAAAGGGCCCTTAGGGGGAGGCATGGAAATGAATGA